A single window of Pyrus communis chromosome 10, drPyrComm1.1, whole genome shotgun sequence DNA harbors:
- the LOC137747922 gene encoding stemmadenine O-acetyltransferase-like — protein sequence MTKLEVEVVSTETIKPSSPTPDHLRRHKLSFLDQIQPPIFMPMVLFFPKDPHTPEVPTERCTKIKTALSETLTNFYPLAGRVRGTQYVDCNDEGAYYVEAKANSNIIDIIQNPNPIDFNKFIPCALDAASELPICLQVTFFACGGMSIGMGMSHKVGDALSYFMFLNSLAATTRGEPDYVHAPEFVSDKYFPQQDLSGSYQHSSGIIKHNISTKRFVFDAPAVSALRAQSTDVENEQARRPTRVEALSAFIWRRYIAACTRQQQNNSADDVPAMYTVSHAVNLRTRMDPPLPEYTFGNVTRTTISVPPIQVEPKEGSSSDPSLYSVVSHVREALKQVDREYIKKLQEGEAFLSFLKERSSQVKRGDVVSFSFTSLCRFPIYDADFGWGKPVYAGSASFTFKNLVSFFDTTSGDGVEAWINLKKEDMENFEADEEVLKYVSPNLSSKNSG from the coding sequence ATGACTAAATTGGAAGTGGAGGTTGTCTCAACAGAGACCATCAAACCCTCATCTCCAACCCCAGACCACCTCCGCCGCCATAAACTCTCCTTTCTCGACCAAATCCAACCCCCAATATTCATGCCCATGGTCCTCTTCTTCCCTAAGGATCCTCACACCCCCGAAGTCCCCACGGAACGCTGCACGAAAATCAAAACCGCCTTATCGGAAACCCTGACCAATTTCTACCCGTTAGCCGGGCGAGTCAGAGGCACCCAGTACGTCGATTGCAACGACGAGGGTGCCTACTacgtggaagccaaagccaacTCCAACATCATCGACATcatccaaaaccctaaccctatcgACTTCAACAAGTTCATACCGTGTGCGCTCGACGCTGCTAGCGAACTCCCCATATGCCTACAAGTTACGTTCTTTGCATGCGGAGGCATGAGCATCGGTATGGGCATGTCGCACAAGGTCGGAGACGCCCTGTCATATTTCATGTTCCTCAACAGTCTCGCCGCCACTACTCGCGGGGAGCCCGACTACGTACACGCCCCCGAGTTTGTTTCCGACAAGTACTTCCCCCAACAGGACTTGTCCGGGTCCTACCAGCATAGTAGCGGGATCATCAAGCACAACATTTCCACTAAGCGCTTTGTGTTCGACGCTCCCGCGGTTTCCGCTCTCCGAGCCCAATCTACGGACGTCGAAAACGAACAAGCGAGGCGGCCTACACGTGTGGAGGCCTTATCGGCTTTCATATGGAGACGATACATCGCGGCCTGCACCAGGCAACAACAAAACAACAGCGCTGACGATGTCCCAGCAATGTATACCGTGTCTCATGCGGTAAACCTGCGCACGAGAATGGACCCACCGCTTCCGGAGTATACATTCGGGAATGTGACCCGAACAACAATCTCCGTCCCACCCATACAGGTGGAACCGAAAGAAGGATCATCATCTGACCCTTCTCTATATTCCGTAGTGAGCCACGTCAGAGAGGCTCTTAAACAAGTTGACAGAGAGTACATAAAGAAACTGCAAGAGGGGGAGGCGTTCTTGAGTTTCTTGAAAGAGCGGAGCTCACAGGTGAAACGTGGAGATGTGGTGTCGTTTAGCTTCACCAGCTTGTGTAGGTTTCCAATTTACGATGCTGATTTTGGGTGGGGGAAGCCTGTTTATGCCGGGTCCGCGAGTTTTACATTTAAGAATTTAGTGAGCTTCTTTGACACAACAAGTGGCGACGGTGTGGAGGCTTGGATTAACTTGAAGAAGGAAGACATGGAAAATTTTGAAGCTGATGAGGAGGTTCTCAAGTATGTTTCACCCAACCTGAGTTCGAAGAATTCAGGGTGA